A stretch of Aedes aegypti strain LVP_AGWG chromosome 2, AaegL5.0 Primary Assembly, whole genome shotgun sequence DNA encodes these proteins:
- the LOC110677012 gene encoding uncharacterized protein LOC110677012 codes for MTVTMKFKLLLVAHILLSVSCIATVNEKPEVSANKKPQAVRDALPSSTDSSKDAPTPEATTYKPFNRVYRAYPETTYSPVYDHNEYTSPGYVTPPSTGSPSYYQTTTTTTMPPQMFSIQQIMHLLEIIRDSEAFDYLFPSHYYSRSEPSTCGCGEEIQQLQHALLLLQESVRQLRIFVHADELAQYNGNTKKGHYH; via the exons ATGACAGTTACCATGAAGTTCAAACTATTGCTAGTAGCACACATACTTCTAAGTGTTTCTTGTATAGCCACTGTCAATG AGAAACCTGAGGTCAGTGCCAATAAAAAACCACAAGCAGTTCGTGATGCTTTACCATCATCGACGGATTCATCCAAAGATGCACCCACCCCTGAAGCAACCACATATAAACCATTCAATCGTGTATACCGAGCATATCCAGAAACGACTTATTCGCCGGTATATGATCATAATGAGTATACATCCCCTGGCTACGTGACCCCCCCATCAACTGGCAGTCCGAGCTATTACCAGACGACAACTACAACCACAATGCCGCCACAAATGTTTTCCATCCAGCAGATCATGCATCTTCTGGAGATAATACGCGATTCTGAAGCATTTGATTACCTGTTCCCCTCGCATTATTATTCACGAAGTGAACCTAGTACCTGCGGTTGTGGCGAAGAAATCCAACAACTTCAGCACGCCCTTCTGCTACTGCAGGAAAGCGTTCGACAGCTGCGTATTTTTGTACATGCCGATGAACTTGCCCAATACAATGGAAACACTAAAAAAGGACACTACCATTGA